One genomic segment of Bradyrhizobium diazoefficiens includes these proteins:
- the arfB gene encoding alternative ribosome rescue aminoacyl-tRNA hydrolase ArfB: MLRISRDLVIDEDDIEIGFVRASGPGGQNVNKVATSAQLRFDTRKLTIPDDAAIRLARIAGQRMTKDGVIVIHAQRFRTQERNRQDAIDRLTEMLREAMVRPVPRRATRPTYASKQRRLEGKKRRSDVKAKRGRGFDD, from the coding sequence ATGCTGCGGATATCCCGCGATCTCGTCATCGACGAGGACGACATCGAGATCGGCTTTGTCCGCGCCTCCGGCCCGGGCGGGCAGAACGTCAACAAGGTCGCGACCTCGGCCCAGTTGCGCTTTGACACGCGCAAGCTGACCATCCCCGACGACGCAGCGATCCGGCTCGCCCGCATCGCCGGCCAGCGCATGACCAAGGATGGCGTGATCGTGATCCACGCCCAGCGCTTCCGCACTCAGGAGCGCAACCGGCAGGACGCCATCGACCGGCTCACGGAGATGCTGCGCGAGGCCATGGTGCGCCCCGTCCCGCGCCGCGCAACGCGGCCGACCTACGCCTCCAAGCAGCGCCGGCTCGAGGGCAAGAAGCGCCGCAGCGACGTCAAGGCGAAGCGCGGACGCGGTTTCGACGATTAG
- a CDS encoding M16 family metallopeptidase yields MTYPFLRRVAFSVVAGTALALAAVSPSQAAAKIQRLVSPGGIEAWFVQDATVPLIAMEYSFAGGSAQDPKDKSGVANLVGDLLDEGSGDLDSKTFHERLDRRAIELSFSATRDTFRGSLRMLRDNKDEAFDLLRSALTSPHFDTADVERIRSQVISGLRRETTNPSSLASRKFLEVAFGDHPYGRQTNGTLESVPTITVADLKDYVGRVLAKDGLKIAVVGDVDPETLGKLLDHTFGSLPAKANLTPVPDIEAEKPPQRAFVTLDVPQTVITFGGPGVKRSDPNFMAAYVVNHILGGGGLSSRLYREVREKRGLAYSVFESLLWMEHSAVFIGNTGTRADRAGDTIDAIEKEVRRIAEEGPTQKELDEAKSYLKGSQMLALDTSSKLAQALLQYQHDKLPIDYIEKRNAIVDAVTLDDAKEAAKRLWGQGLLTVVVGRAPQAAAQPAAAMPKSN; encoded by the coding sequence GTGACCTATCCCTTCCTTCGACGCGTTGCATTCTCCGTTGTCGCCGGCACGGCGCTCGCGCTGGCGGCCGTCTCGCCGTCGCAAGCGGCCGCAAAGATCCAGCGTCTGGTCTCGCCCGGCGGCATCGAGGCCTGGTTCGTCCAGGACGCAACCGTGCCGCTGATCGCCATGGAATATTCCTTTGCCGGCGGTTCGGCGCAGGATCCCAAGGACAAATCGGGCGTCGCCAATCTGGTCGGCGACCTCCTCGACGAAGGCTCCGGCGATCTCGATTCCAAGACCTTCCATGAGCGGCTCGACCGCCGCGCCATCGAGCTGTCCTTCAGCGCCACCCGCGATACGTTCCGCGGCAGCTTGCGCATGCTGCGCGACAACAAGGACGAGGCATTCGACCTGCTCAGGAGCGCGCTGACCTCGCCGCATTTCGACACCGCCGATGTCGAGCGCATCCGCTCGCAGGTGATCTCCGGCCTGCGCCGCGAGACCACCAACCCGAGCTCGTTGGCGAGCCGAAAATTCCTCGAGGTCGCCTTTGGCGATCATCCCTATGGGCGGCAGACCAATGGCACGCTGGAGAGCGTGCCGACCATCACCGTCGCCGACCTGAAGGATTATGTCGGTCGGGTGCTCGCCAAGGACGGGCTGAAGATCGCGGTGGTCGGCGACGTCGATCCCGAGACGCTCGGCAAGCTGCTCGACCACACCTTCGGCAGTCTTCCCGCCAAGGCCAATCTGACGCCGGTTCCCGACATCGAGGCGGAGAAGCCGCCGCAGCGCGCCTTCGTGACGCTCGACGTGCCGCAGACCGTCATCACCTTCGGCGGTCCCGGCGTGAAGCGCAGCGATCCCAACTTCATGGCGGCCTACGTCGTCAACCACATCCTCGGCGGCGGCGGATTGTCCTCGCGGCTCTATCGCGAGGTGCGCGAGAAGCGTGGCCTCGCCTATTCGGTGTTCGAATCGCTGCTCTGGATGGAGCATTCAGCGGTCTTCATCGGCAATACCGGCACACGCGCCGACCGCGCTGGCGACACTATCGACGCGATCGAGAAGGAAGTGCGCCGCATCGCCGAGGAGGGCCCGACGCAGAAGGAGCTCGACGAGGCCAAGTCCTACCTCAAGGGCTCGCAGATGCTGGCGCTCGACACCTCCTCCAAGCTCGCCCAGGCGCTGCTGCAATACCAGCACGACAAGCTGCCGATCGACTATATCGAAAAGCGCAACGCCATCGTCGATGCGGTGACGCTGGACGACGCCAAGGAAGCCGCAAAGCGCCTCTGGGGCCAAGGCCTCCTGACCGTCGTCGTCGGTCGCGCCCCGCAGGCCGCCGCGCAGCCGGCGGCGGCGATGCCGAAGTCGAACTGA
- a CDS encoding M16 family metallopeptidase: MMSSYRSAACLIAALLSTSVLSASAALAQTTVTSAPPASFTLPNGMQVVVIPDHRTPVVTEMIWYKVGSADETPGKSGLAHFLEHLMFKGTSKHPVGEFSQTVLRVGGNENASTSVDYTNYYQRVTKEQLPIMMEFEADRMTGLILKDENVLPERDVVLEEYNMRVANNPDARLNEQIMAALYLNHPYGRPVIGWHQEIEKLDREDALAFYRRFYAPNNAILVIAGDVEAADIRPLVERNFGSIPAQPAIPARRIRPQEPEPAAPRTVTLADPRVEQPNLRRYYLVPSATTAAAGESAALDVLAQLMGSGSNSYLYRALVVDKPLAVSASASYSSISLDPTQFAISAAPKPGVSFTEVEQVVDGVIAGIAQNPIRAEDLERVKTQLIAEAIYAQDNQAVLARWYGGALTTGLSVEDIRSWPDRIRAVTAEQVRTVAQKWLEKKRSVTGYLIKDTATAKREEKRS, encoded by the coding sequence ATGATGTCTTCTTACCGATCGGCTGCCTGCCTCATTGCCGCGCTGCTTTCGACGAGTGTCCTCTCGGCCAGCGCCGCCCTCGCCCAGACCACGGTGACATCGGCTCCGCCGGCCAGCTTCACGCTTCCCAACGGCATGCAGGTCGTGGTGATCCCCGATCACCGCACGCCCGTGGTCACCGAGATGATCTGGTACAAGGTCGGCTCGGCCGACGAGACGCCGGGCAAATCCGGGCTCGCGCATTTCCTCGAACATCTGATGTTCAAGGGAACCTCGAAGCACCCGGTCGGCGAATTCTCCCAGACCGTGCTCCGCGTCGGCGGCAACGAGAACGCCTCGACCTCGGTCGACTACACCAACTACTACCAGCGCGTAACGAAAGAGCAGCTGCCGATCATGATGGAGTTCGAGGCCGACCGCATGACCGGCCTGATCCTCAAGGACGAGAACGTGCTGCCCGAGCGCGACGTCGTGCTCGAAGAGTACAACATGCGCGTCGCCAACAATCCCGACGCGCGGCTCAACGAGCAGATCATGGCCGCGCTCTATCTCAATCATCCCTACGGCCGGCCGGTGATCGGCTGGCACCAGGAGATCGAGAAGCTCGATCGCGAGGATGCACTCGCCTTCTACCGCCGCTTCTACGCGCCGAACAACGCGATCCTGGTGATCGCCGGCGACGTCGAGGCCGCCGACATCCGCCCGCTGGTCGAGCGCAATTTTGGCTCGATCCCCGCGCAGCCCGCGATTCCGGCACGCCGCATCCGGCCGCAGGAGCCGGAGCCGGCGGCGCCACGCACCGTCACGCTGGCCGACCCCCGCGTCGAGCAGCCGAACCTGCGCCGCTATTATCTCGTGCCCTCGGCGACGACAGCCGCGGCCGGCGAGAGCGCCGCGCTCGACGTGCTGGCGCAGCTGATGGGCAGTGGCAGCAATTCCTATCTCTACCGCGCCCTCGTCGTCGACAAGCCGCTCGCGGTCTCCGCCAGCGCCAGCTATTCGAGCATCTCGCTCGACCCGACCCAGTTCGCGATCTCGGCCGCACCAAAGCCGGGCGTCAGCTTTACCGAAGTCGAGCAGGTGGTCGACGGTGTCATCGCCGGCATCGCGCAGAACCCGATCCGTGCCGAAGACCTTGAGCGGGTGAAGACTCAGCTCATTGCAGAGGCGATCTACGCTCAGGACAACCAGGCGGTGCTGGCGCGCTGGTATGGCGGCGCGCTGACCACGGGCCTTTCGGTCGAGGACATCAGAAGCTGGCCCGACCGCATCCGCGCGGTCACCGCCGAGCAGGTTCGCACCGTTGCGCAGAAATGGCTCGAGAAGAAGCGCTCGGTGACCGGCTATCTCATCAAGGACACCGCCACTGCCAAGCGCGAGGAGAAGCGTTCGTGA